The genomic region ttgtttaaaaCCCAGTGTTTTTTATAGAGTGCATCTTTTCTACCCAGACATAGCTTTGTTAGGAGATAAACGATATTCGCTTCACCTGGACTGATCGCAGTGTTTTGGCTCATCAATGTATTTTCTgttattattgtttgtttttgtaggcTTTATGGAATGTACATTTCCAGAAAAAACATACTCATTGCATGTTGCATCCACCCCTCCCCCCATATTTTCCACATTAACTTCACTTTTTTTATAACATGTGACATGATTCTTTTTTAGATGTCTACATTTGAAGATTATTGTATAATAACTCAGGAGGACCTGGAGGATATTAAAGATTCAATATCTACTCAGGATCTCCCATCAGCgataaacacaataaaagaATACCTCAAACAGCAAGATCTTGTAGAACTTAACATTGGTGTGACGGGAGAGTCAGGTTCTGGAAAGTCCACGTTTGTCAATGCTTTCAGGGGTTTAGGGGATGAAGACGAAGGCTCTGCTGAAACTGGCCCAGTAGAAACCACTATGGAGCCTGAAGCTTACCTTCacccaaaatacaaaaatgtgaaaGTGTGGGATCTTCCTGGAATTGGAACACCAAACTTCAAAGCCGATGAGTATCTTGAACTGGTTCAGTTTGAACGCTATGATTTTTTCATCATCATTGCTTCGGATCGGTTCAGAGAATGCCACACTCAGCTGGCCAAAGAGATCATGAGAATGGggaaaaagttttattttgttcGTTCCAAGGTTGACCTTTGTATTACTGCtgagaagaggaagaagaactTTGATCAGAAAAAGACTCTGGATACCATCCGAGAGGATTGTAAAAATGGTTAGTTTATTCAGTTCACATTAGCAACAATGAGATTTAGATGTTATCTTTATGATTATTGTATTGAACCAGTAAAAACAATGATGTTTTTAATTAGACTGATAATTATTTATTAGCctatattatttatacatttattattataaaataatgtatagtaatcctttattttttatatatttcatgATGCCCTATCCTGTTTCTGTCTAGGGCTGAGAAGGATCGGTATAGAGGATCCTGTCGTGTTCCTGATCTCTGGTTGGGAGCTCGGCAAGTATGATTTAAATCAGCTTCAGGAGAGGATGGAGAAAGAGCTTCCACAGCATAAGAGACGTGTGCTGATGTTGGCTTTGCCGAATATTACACTGGAGATTAATGAGAAAAAGAAGAAAGCTCTAGA from Chanodichthys erythropterus isolate Z2021 chromosome 15, ASM2448905v1, whole genome shotgun sequence harbors:
- the LOC137037555 gene encoding interferon-inducible GTPase 5-like, which produces MSTFEDYCIITQEDLEDIKDSISTQDLPSAINTIKEYLKQQDLVELNIGVTGESGSGKSTFVNAFRGLGDEDEGSAETGPVETTMEPEAYLHPKYKNVKVWDLPGIGTPNFKADEYLELVQFERYDFFIIIASDRFRECHTQLAKEIMRMGKKFYFVRSKVDLCITAEKRKKNFDQKKTLDTIREDCKNGLRRIGIEDPVVFLISGWELGKYDLNQLQERMEKELPQHKRRVLMLALPNITLEINEKKKKALEENIGKVAFLSACVAVIPLPGLSITADIAIIADELRKYYSVFGLDDPSLQKLCERSGKTVEELKSLMKSPLHQGINTSSILTLLGAASFLISEDAVELLMSFIPIIGSVVAGGLSYLTVSRMLKRALYDIADDARNVLMASLETEV